The following proteins are co-located in the Candidatus Nitrotoga sp. AM1P genome:
- the purN gene encoding phosphoribosylglycinamide formyltransferase has protein sequence MKSIVILISGHGSNMRALLEADLPCRVAAVISNRVDAPGLEIAKQYGITTRVVAHRSYPDRESFDSELAICIDSYRPDLIVLAGFMRILTPQFVARYQNKLINIHPSLLPAYSGLNTHARALQDGVKIHGCTVHFVTSDVDHGPIIIQAAVPVLMDDTPATLAARVLHQEHRIFPQAIRWFCNDDISLSADGKVRMKRLEQPDCTLISPEMEYANA, from the coding sequence ATAAAGTCCATCGTTATTCTGATTTCCGGCCACGGCAGTAACATGCGCGCGTTGCTCGAAGCCGACCTGCCCTGTAGGGTAGCGGCGGTCATCAGCAACCGAGTCGATGCCCCAGGATTGGAAATTGCCAAACAGTATGGAATTACAACAAGGGTCGTGGCGCATCGCAGCTATCCAGACCGCGAGTCCTTCGACTCCGAGCTAGCTATCTGCATAGACAGCTATCGGCCCGACCTTATCGTGCTTGCCGGCTTCATGCGCATTCTCACCCCTCAGTTCGTGGCTCGCTATCAAAACAAACTTATTAACATCCACCCCTCGCTGTTGCCCGCATATAGTGGCCTGAATACTCATGCGCGCGCGCTCCAGGACGGCGTGAAGATTCACGGCTGCACCGTGCATTTTGTTACCAGCGACGTCGATCACGGCCCCATCATCATCCAGGCCGCAGTGCCGGTACTCATGGACGATACCCCGGCAACCCTGGCAGCACGCGTATTACATCAAGAGCATCGTATTTTTCCGCAAGCCATCCGTTGGTTCTGCAACGACGACATCAGCCTGAGTGCGGATGGCAAGGTGCGAATGAAACGTCTGGAACAGCCCGATTGCACACTAATCTCTCCGGAAATGGAATACGCTAATGCGTAA
- a CDS encoding DUF3108 domain-containing protein produces MRNIIYLASLLLLVSMAPQALFAATPALPVQFTTVDAHYDVLKGNIKVATISETYTRKQGGYHIESVTKAIGLLAMFKAEVIRVTSEGTVTTKGLRPHTYIQERKLDTERNTRADFDWKTKNITLTDRTGKRTLPLPAGTQDRLSAMYQFMFAPLQNATELNFDMTNGSKVDEYSYRITPDQNMTIPLGTFKALYVASPPQDGENQTEIWLATEHGNFPYKMIITESGGDKFTQVLTQINFE; encoded by the coding sequence ATGCGTAACATTATTTACCTAGCCAGCTTGCTATTACTTGTTAGCATGGCACCGCAAGCACTATTTGCTGCTACGCCTGCCTTACCAGTACAGTTCACCACTGTTGATGCCCATTACGATGTACTCAAAGGCAATATTAAAGTCGCGACCATTTCCGAAACCTATACCCGTAAGCAGGGCGGCTACCATATTGAAAGCGTGACCAAAGCAATCGGCTTGCTCGCCATGTTCAAAGCAGAAGTTATCCGCGTCACCAGCGAAGGTACCGTGACAACCAAGGGCTTACGCCCACATACTTATATTCAGGAACGCAAACTCGATACCGAGCGAAATACGCGCGCCGATTTTGACTGGAAGACTAAAAACATCACTCTGACTGATCGCACCGGGAAACGCACGCTGCCGCTACCAGCTGGAACTCAAGACCGATTAAGCGCGATGTACCAGTTCATGTTCGCGCCCCTGCAAAATGCCACCGAGCTCAACTTCGACATGACTAACGGCAGTAAAGTGGACGAATACAGTTATCGCATTACGCCCGACCAAAACATGACAATTCCGCTCGGTACATTTAAGGCATTGTACGTAGCCAGCCCGCCGCAAGATGGTGAGAATCAAACTGAAATCTGGCTGGCAACAGAACATGGCAATTTTCCTTACAAAATGATCATCACCGAGTCCGGCGGTGACAAATTTACGCAGGTATTGACCCAAATAAATTTTGAGTAG
- the hda gene encoding DnaA regulatory inactivator Hda produces the protein MTQLLLNITPDWLPTLNNFVPGRNVELLSALHHALAGTSNERCFYLWGEVGCGKSHLMQAAVEQARSLGQSAVFAHGAVPDLVPVIAVDDVELLDAAAQIVLFALYNRVRESGGMLLVSGVSAPAHLNLRDDLRTRLGWGLVYQVHALNDAEKAQALEQHGQARGFILPRDVTQYLLRHGRRDMPALLGLMDALDAQCLRLQRAPSIPLLKEVMQTFNLESV, from the coding sequence ATGACGCAATTATTATTAAACATCACTCCGGACTGGTTACCTACGCTCAATAATTTTGTACCGGGTCGCAATGTTGAGTTGCTCTCGGCATTGCACCACGCATTGGCAGGAACCTCGAATGAACGGTGTTTCTACCTATGGGGCGAGGTGGGCTGTGGCAAAAGCCATCTTATGCAGGCAGCAGTGGAGCAGGCACGCTCATTGGGACAGTCCGCAGTCTTTGCTCATGGCGCTGTGCCGGATTTGGTTCCCGTGATTGCAGTGGATGATGTTGAGTTGCTAGATGCAGCTGCCCAGATTGTGTTGTTCGCCCTTTATAATAGGGTGCGCGAAAGCGGCGGCATGTTGCTGGTTAGCGGTGTATCTGCGCCGGCCCATTTAAACTTGCGTGATGATCTGCGCACCCGGTTGGGGTGGGGGCTGGTATATCAGGTGCATGCGCTGAATGATGCAGAAAAGGCACAAGCATTGGAGCAGCATGGACAAGCGCGCGGCTTCATCCTGCCACGCGACGTGACGCAATATCTGTTGCGTCACGGACGACGTGATATGCCTGCACTGCTCGGGCTGATGGACGCTCTGGACGCGCAGTGTTTGCGTTTGCAGCGTGCGCCCTCGATACCGTTGCTGAAAGAAGTGATGCAAACTTTTAACCTGGAGTCTGTGTGA
- a CDS encoding ABC transporter ATP-binding protein, whose translation MQAFLEVRKLTVAIGGKMICRELDMMIRPGECWGVLGQNGVGKTTLLRTLAGLHTPQSGMVSWNGVALAAHTRRNLARHLGVLLQNEGGEFWGSVQEYVLLGRFPHRASLFGYNVQDEALAQQALVQMELEGLAQRPYNTLSGGEQQRAAIAQALVQQAQCYLLDEPLQHLDLRHQAQTMQVFSRLKEQGCALMMVLHDTLWAQRCCDHVLMQFADGHVLYGTAQELLTRAHLEALYQCLLRELSVEGERWFVAGV comes from the coding sequence ATGCAAGCATTTTTGGAGGTGCGTAAACTCACAGTAGCAATAGGCGGCAAGATGATATGCCGCGAACTTGATATGATGATTCGTCCAGGCGAGTGTTGGGGCGTGTTAGGACAGAACGGGGTAGGAAAGACCACTTTGCTCCGAACGCTGGCCGGTTTGCATACGCCACAGTCTGGCATGGTGAGTTGGAATGGGGTGGCACTGGCCGCTCATACTCGGCGCAACCTCGCGCGGCATCTTGGGGTGTTGCTGCAAAATGAAGGCGGTGAATTCTGGGGTAGTGTGCAGGAATATGTATTGCTGGGCCGCTTTCCCCATCGCGCCTCGCTGTTCGGTTATAACGTACAGGATGAAGCGCTGGCACAGCAGGCTTTAGTGCAGATGGAGTTGGAAGGGCTGGCACAACGACCATACAATACATTGTCAGGTGGTGAACAGCAGCGTGCCGCAATTGCCCAAGCGCTGGTGCAGCAGGCACAGTGTTATTTGCTGGATGAACCATTACAGCATCTTGACTTGCGCCATCAGGCACAGACGATGCAAGTGTTCAGCCGCTTGAAGGAGCAAGGGTGTGCGCTTATGATGGTGCTGCATGACACGCTGTGGGCGCAGCGCTGTTGCGATCATGTACTGATGCAGTTTGCTGATGGCCATGTGCTGTATGGTACAGCGCAAGAGTTGCTGACACGCGCACACTTAGAGGCGCTATATCAGTGTCTGTTACGCGAGCTGTCCGTGGAGGGAGAGCGCTGGTTTGTAGCGGGTGTATAA
- the purM gene encoding phosphoribosylformylglycinamidine cyclo-ligase: MACTVSRRKRELNLSLPDTLSYRDAGVDIAAGDRLVENIKPFAKRTMRPEVLSGIGGFGGLVEISKKYREPVLVSGTDGVGTKLKLAFELNRHDTVGIDLVGMSVNDILVQGAEPLFFLDYFACGKLDVDAATEVIKGIAAGCELAGCALIGGETAEMPGMYPVGEYDLAGFAVGVVEKTNIITGADIRPGDIVLGLASNGAHSNGYSLVRKIIERSQPDLNAKFDSERTLADCIMAPTRIYVKPLLALMQTLQIKGMAHITGGGLLENVPRVLPSNVTAVIDGLAWHTPKLFEWLREQGNVAQQEMYRTFNCGIGMVVIMDQNDAANAIAQLIAAGETVWRIGTIEARIGDEPQTRIC, encoded by the coding sequence ATGGCCTGCACTGTATCCCGAAGAAAGCGAGAACTCAACTTGAGCTTACCTGACACACTTTCCTACCGCGACGCCGGCGTAGATATAGCCGCAGGTGATCGTCTGGTGGAAAACATTAAACCATTCGCCAAACGTACGATGCGCCCGGAAGTTCTGAGTGGCATAGGCGGCTTTGGCGGATTAGTCGAAATTTCTAAAAAATACCGCGAGCCGGTGTTGGTGTCTGGCACTGATGGCGTAGGTACCAAATTGAAATTGGCGTTTGAATTGAATCGTCACGATACAGTTGGCATCGACCTGGTTGGGATGAGCGTCAACGATATTCTGGTGCAAGGCGCAGAGCCGCTATTTTTCCTCGATTATTTCGCCTGTGGCAAGCTGGATGTGGATGCTGCTACCGAAGTCATCAAGGGCATAGCGGCGGGATGCGAGCTGGCTGGTTGCGCGCTCATCGGCGGCGAGACCGCCGAAATGCCGGGCATGTATCCGGTGGGCGAATATGACCTCGCCGGTTTCGCTGTGGGTGTAGTGGAAAAAACCAACATCATCACCGGCGCTGACATTCGGCCTGGAGACATCGTGCTGGGGCTCGCCTCCAACGGCGCGCACTCCAACGGTTACTCGCTGGTACGTAAAATCATCGAGCGCAGCCAACCCGACCTCAATGCTAAATTTGATAGTGAGCGCACGCTGGCGGATTGCATTATGGCGCCCACGCGCATCTATGTGAAACCATTGCTGGCGCTGATGCAAACCCTTCAAATAAAAGGTATGGCGCACATCACTGGCGGTGGTCTGCTTGAAAATGTGCCGCGTGTGCTGCCTTCCAACGTTACCGCCGTGATTGACGGACTCGCCTGGCACACACCCAAACTGTTCGAGTGGCTCCGCGAACAGGGCAACGTAGCGCAACAAGAAATGTACCGTACCTTCAATTGCGGCATCGGCATGGTGGTTATCATGGACCAGAATGATGCCGCAAACGCAATTGCCCAGCTGATCGCCGCTGGAGAAACCGTATGGCGCATAGGCACAATTGAAGCGCGGATAGGTGATGAACCACAAACCCGAATCTGTTAA
- a CDS encoding FecCD family ABC transporter permease: MSPRVLFPLLLCAVPLSLGFGLMNGSLPLAPIEVWYALLGNNEDTATEVLWQLRLPRVLAAFVCGGLLALSGVLLQALLRNPLADPYILGISGGAAVGALAAMLLGAGLATTQLSSFTGALLAIVAVFGLGFRHGERNIYRLLLTGVVLSAGCGALISLLLTLAQGEQVKGMLFWLMGDLSHAQGLSFAWFVLLAVGLCAMVWSGGLDVLAGGLDKAAALGVAVGRWQAGLYFAAAVLTVTALQLGGSIGFVGLMIPHAIRLLGVSAHRWLIPLSTILGGSFLVLADTLARMLWSPLQLPVGIFTALLGVPVLLWLLSRRS; the protein is encoded by the coding sequence ATGTCCCCACGAGTCCTTTTTCCCCTGCTGCTATGCGCAGTCCCGCTGAGCCTAGGCTTTGGCCTGATGAACGGCTCATTGCCACTTGCACCGATTGAGGTGTGGTACGCTTTGTTGGGCAATAACGAGGACACTGCAACAGAGGTGTTATGGCAGTTGCGCTTGCCACGTGTACTGGCGGCATTTGTCTGTGGCGGGCTGCTGGCTTTATCTGGTGTACTGTTGCAGGCACTATTGCGCAATCCGCTGGCAGATCCTTATATCCTTGGTATTTCCGGCGGTGCGGCGGTAGGTGCGCTGGCCGCCATGTTGCTCGGCGCGGGTTTGGCTACCACGCAGTTATCTTCGTTTACAGGTGCATTGCTGGCTATAGTTGCGGTATTTGGTTTGGGCTTTCGACACGGAGAGCGAAATATATACCGTCTACTGCTTACTGGAGTGGTGCTTTCTGCCGGTTGCGGCGCGCTGATCAGCCTGCTGCTGACATTGGCGCAAGGTGAGCAGGTGAAGGGCATGTTGTTCTGGCTGATGGGGGATTTGTCGCATGCGCAAGGTTTGTCATTTGCCTGGTTTGTGTTACTGGCAGTAGGGTTGTGCGCCATGGTGTGGTCTGGCGGGCTGGATGTGCTGGCGGGTGGGCTGGACAAGGCGGCGGCACTGGGGGTGGCGGTTGGTCGCTGGCAGGCGGGATTGTATTTCGCTGCTGCTGTGCTTACTGTGACGGCGCTGCAACTCGGCGGTAGCATAGGTTTCGTCGGTTTGATGATACCGCATGCCATTCGCCTCCTTGGTGTCAGTGCACATCGCTGGCTTATCCCATTGTCGACAATATTGGGTGGCAGCTTTTTGGTGCTGGCCGATACTTTGGCACGTATGTTGTGGTCGCCGCTGCAATTACCTGTGGGTATATTCACTGCGCTGCTGGGCGTGCCGGTATTGCTGTGGTTATTGAGTCGGCGGAGCTGA
- a CDS encoding HAD family hydrolase, which translates to MNLTLFDLDNTLLNGDSDFEWAQFLIEQGVLDRELFETKNLAFYEQYKAGTLDIYEFLDFQLKPLSRHARKVLNGWRDDFMQHKVRGMMTIPAQELVARHRAAGDVCIIITATNSFVTSPIAREFGVEHLIATEPEEKDGEFTGCVSGVPCFREGKITRLESWLAQRGWGWNSFSDSFFYSDSLNDLPLLAKVNNPIAVDPDATLRKHAEQHDWRILTLR; encoded by the coding sequence GTGAACCTTACGCTATTTGATTTAGACAATACCTTGCTGAATGGTGACAGTGATTTTGAGTGGGCTCAGTTTCTCATCGAACAGGGCGTGCTCGATCGCGAACTGTTTGAGACGAAAAACTTGGCTTTTTATGAGCAATACAAAGCGGGAACGCTGGATATTTATGAGTTCCTCGACTTCCAGTTGAAACCTTTGTCGCGCCATGCGCGCAAGGTATTAAATGGCTGGCGTGACGATTTCATGCAGCACAAGGTGCGTGGCATGATGACTATACCTGCGCAAGAGCTGGTAGCACGGCACCGTGCGGCGGGGGATGTGTGCATCATCATTACTGCTACTAATAGTTTTGTGACCTCGCCGATTGCGCGTGAATTCGGCGTGGAACATTTGATTGCTACCGAGCCGGAAGAGAAGGACGGTGAATTTACCGGGTGTGTATCTGGCGTGCCGTGTTTCCGTGAAGGCAAAATTACCCGGTTGGAAAGCTGGTTGGCGCAACGAGGATGGGGATGGAATAGTTTTTCTGATAGTTTTTTTTACAGCGATTCTTTGAACGACCTGCCATTGCTGGCGAAAGTAAACAATCCAATAGCGGTCGATCCGGATGCAACATTACGCAAGCATGCAGAACAGCATGACTGGCGTATTTTGACTTTGCGTTGA